Genomic DNA from Microbacterium sp. NC79:
CCACGTCAACATCGTCGACCAACTGCTGTGCGCGTGCCGGAGAGGCTCCGCCTGCCAATGCAATCGACATGAGTTCCGCCCGCAGTCCAGGAACCACGGTGCTGGGAGCCGCTGCGGCGACGATTCGTCTGGTCCACCAGCGGGCAAGGACAATCATGCCGACCCCGAGAACCAGGCACGCGATACCAATGGGGTTGGTGGTGAGAATGACAAATGAGTTGAACCCGAGCACGACTCCCATGACGACAGAAACCGCGGGCAACCACATCATGAGACGGGCGGTCGATGCTGGTTCGGAAAGCGCGATGCGCACTTCGTTGGCAGCTTCGCGAGCATCATTGGCGACGCCCACCATCGATCGCAATGCCGGCGACACCGGTGATCCCACGGCCGTCGCAATGCGCCAGGCACTCGCTACCCATTCCCATGACCCGCCCTCAGCCTCCACGGCGTCGGCCACACCCACGCCTGCGCGGATGCGAACATTCACTCGAGCAGCAAAATCTCCGATCGGGTCATCGTCATCACAGGCTTCGGCGATGTAGGAGAAAACACGTTCCGGAATCGCCCCGGACTCCAGCAGTACCGCGATTCGAAGCGTCGTCGCTGCCACATCGGCCGAATGTTCACGCCGCATGGTCATCACGCAACCTTTGGTTCAGTCGGACCGGCCCCACTACCGCAGGTTCCGTTCGGGGCGTGCCCTGCGCTGGCTCTGTGGGGTGCACGACCAGGTGCCCATCGTGCAGGGCGAACTCTCCGATCGCGTCGACGCGCCGCACGCCGCTCGATGATCGAGTGAGGTGGACAACAAAGTCCATGGCGCTGACCACCTGTCGGGCGAGGGCCGCCGCATCGAGGCCAGCGAGAGCGCCCAGCGCTTCCAGTCTCGTTGCCACGTCGTGCAGACCATTGGCATGAATGGTTCCGGCACCGCCATCGTGCCCGGTATTCAGTGCGCTGAGGAGTTCACGGATCTCCGCACCACGACATTCACCGATCACGAGTCGATCGGGTCTCATCCGAAGCGCTTCGCGTACGAGCTGCGCAAGCGAGACGGCACCGGCACCCTCAACGGTCGCCTGGCGAGACTCCAAGGCCACATGGTGCGGATGCTGGAGGCGGATCTCCTGGACGTCTTCGATCGTGAGAATGCGCTCGGACGGCGCCGCCTCGCTCAACAGCGCCGAGAGCAGCGTGGTCTTACCGCTTCCGCCCGCTCCCGAGATTAAGAAGTTGGCGCGCCTGCCCACACTCTCGCGCAGCCACGCGTCCTGTTCTCTGGTGAACATCCCTGCTGCCGCTAGCTCAGTGAGGCTCTGCCCAGCCATCCGCGCAATGCGAATCGAAATCGTGGTTCCGTCCACCGCAATCGGTGCGAGCACCGCGTGCACCCGAACACCACCCTCAAGGCGCACATCAACACACGGGTGCGCATCGTCAATGTGTCGGTCGCCCGCGGCCATCAGGGAGACGGCGAGGTCACGCACCTCCCGCTCC
This window encodes:
- a CDS encoding type II secretion system F family protein; translated protein: MTMRREHSADVAATTLRIAVLLESGAIPERVFSYIAEACDDDDPIGDFAARVNVRIRAGVGVADAVEAEGGSWEWVASAWRIATAVGSPVSPALRSMVGVANDAREAANEVRIALSEPASTARLMMWLPAVSVVMGVVLGFNSFVILTTNPIGIACLVLGVGMIVLARWWTRRIVAAAAPSTVVPGLRAELMSIALAGGASPARAQQLVDDVDVGGAAEADETAHILRLSRIAGVPAVDLLRASASAMVAQARTTGRLRATRLATKLLLPIGVCALPAFFLLGVAPMMLSVIASTEVPL
- a CDS encoding TadA family conjugal transfer-associated ATPase, producing the protein MVEAFVIHAEHVAAPLVARPRVLQPLARYLDDPEVTDVFINGARGLFIDRGQGSEKDESWGASEREVRDLAVSLMAAGDRHIDDAHPCVDVRLEGGVRVHAVLAPIAVDGTTISIRIARMAGQSLTELAAAGMFTREQDAWLRESVGRRANFLISGAGGSGKTTLLSALLSEAAPSERILTIEDVQEIRLQHPHHVALESRQATVEGAGAVSLAQLVREALRMRPDRLVIGECRGAEIRELLSALNTGHDGGAGTIHANGLHDVATRLEALGALAGLDAAALARQVVSAMDFVVHLTRSSSGVRRVDAIGEFALHDGHLVVHPTEPAQGTPRTEPAVVGPVRLNQRLRDDHAA